Proteins encoded in a region of the Campylobacter sp. RM16189 genome:
- a CDS encoding F0F1 ATP synthase subunit A, with protein sequence MEENLFLFSNVIASQFTSDKHVMHMFTYAMHFLLAAVIVIAFSKLAVKNMQLVPRGTQNVFEAYLEAVISMGKDVLGSESLARKYLPLVATIGLIIFTSNVMGIIPGFESPTASLNMTLTLALIVFVFYHFEGIKKNGVIKYFAHFMGPSKALAPLMFFVEIISHLSRIVSLSFRLFGNIKGDDLFLLVMLALAPFIAPLPAYALLTLMAILQTFIFMMLTFVYLAGALATEEH encoded by the coding sequence ATGGAAGAAAATTTATTTTTATTCTCTAATGTAATCGCTTCTCAATTTACAAGCGATAAGCACGTTATGCACATGTTTACTTATGCAATGCACTTTTTGTTGGCTGCTGTTATAGTTATAGCTTTTTCTAAACTTGCGGTTAAAAACATGCAACTTGTTCCGCGCGGTACTCAAAATGTTTTCGAGGCATATTTAGAGGCCGTTATATCTATGGGCAAGGATGTATTAGGAAGCGAGAGTTTAGCTAGAAAATATCTTCCTCTTGTTGCTACTATAGGATTAATAATCTTTACAAGCAACGTAATGGGTATAATTCCTGGTTTTGAGTCGCCAACTGCTAGTTTAAATATGACTCTTACTTTGGCTTTGATTGTATTTGTGTTTTATCATTTTGAGGGTATTAAGAAAAACGGAGTTATTAAGTATTTTGCTCATTTTATGGGACCTAGTAAAGCACTTGCTCCTCTTATGTTCTTTGTTGAGATCATATCGCATCTATCACGTATAGTATCTTTATCTTTCCGTCTTTTTGGAAATATTAAAGGAGACGATTTATTCTTGCTTGTTATGCTTGCTTTGGCACCTTTTATAGCGCCACTTCCTGCATACGCACTTTTGACACTTATGGCAATTCTTCAAACATTTATTTTTATGATGCTTACCTTTGTGTATCTTGCTGGCGCATTGGCAACAGAAGAACACTGA
- a CDS encoding dihydroorotase — protein sequence MTTLIKNATIVNFNETKKANILIDGETIADITTDEPKADTVIDANGKLVMPGLIDMHVHFRDPGLEYKDDINSGSESAVAGGVTTCLPMANTNPINDNAVITRDMIAKAKARGLIDLLPIGAITKSMGGNKVVEMGDMINAGAVAFSDDGLPVASSDVMRYALEYSKHFGSFVINHSQDCSLCRGGHMNEGRVSAILGIKGMPREQEEIMVSRDLLLAKLTGGHIHIAHVSSEWSLKLIKQARDEGINVTCEVTPHHFTYTEDELMNYDTNFKMSPPLRTKSDVKAVREAIADGLVDVIVTDHAPHHDDEKFIEFDKAPFGILGLQTLIPLTLNLVRDGLISYEKMVELTSTNAAKMLNLKDKGVIAKGMLADLVIVDPDIEYIYDKNLNKSKSSNSPLIGKTLKGAAVKTIKSGKVVFDFPNVVA from the coding sequence ATGACAACGCTTATAAAAAACGCAACCATAGTAAATTTTAACGAAACAAAAAAAGCAAATATCCTAATAGATGGCGAAACGATCGCTGATATCACCACCGATGAGCCAAAGGCAGACACCGTAATAGACGCAAACGGCAAGCTTGTGATGCCTGGACTCATCGACATGCACGTGCATTTTCGCGACCCGGGTCTTGAGTATAAAGACGATATAAACTCAGGCAGCGAAAGCGCGGTCGCCGGAGGCGTCACAACCTGCCTTCCTATGGCAAACACAAACCCTATCAACGATAACGCCGTAATCACTCGCGATATGATCGCCAAAGCAAAGGCAAGAGGGCTTATCGACCTGCTTCCCATAGGCGCCATCACAAAGAGCATGGGCGGAAACAAAGTCGTAGAAATGGGCGATATGATAAACGCAGGTGCAGTTGCCTTTAGCGATGACGGCTTACCCGTAGCAAGCAGCGACGTGATGAGATATGCGCTTGAATACTCCAAGCACTTTGGCTCGTTTGTGATAAACCACTCGCAAGACTGCTCGCTGTGCCGCGGCGGACATATGAACGAGGGGCGAGTCTCGGCGATTTTAGGTATAAAAGGCATGCCAAGAGAGCAAGAGGAGATCATGGTATCGCGCGACCTGCTTCTTGCAAAGCTAACAGGCGGACATATCCACATAGCCCACGTCAGCTCAGAGTGGTCGCTAAAGCTCATTAAACAAGCTCGCGATGAGGGCATAAACGTCACTTGCGAGGTTACGCCGCACCACTTTACATACACCGAAGATGAGCTTATGAACTACGATACAAATTTCAAGATGTCACCACCGCTTCGAACCAAAAGCGACGTAAAAGCCGTAAGAGAGGCTATCGCAGACGGGCTAGTTGATGTCATAGTAACCGACCACGCACCGCACCATGACGATGAGAAATTTATAGAATTTGATAAGGCTCCGTTTGGGATTCTAGGGCTTCAGACTTTGATACCGCTAACATTAAATTTGGTAAGAGATGGGCTCATAAGCTATGAAAAAATGGTCGAGCTAACCTCTACAAACGCAGCTAAAATGCTAAATTTAAAAGATAAAGGCGTGATAGCCAAAGGAATGCTTGCTGATCTTGTCATAGTAGATCCTGATATAGAGTATATCTACGATAAAAATTTAAACAAATCCAAATCAAGCAACTCTCCACTCATAGGCAAAACCCTCAAAGGTGCTGCCGTAAAAACGATAAAAAGCGGAAAAGTAGTGTTTGATTTCCCTAATGTAGTCGCGTGA
- a CDS encoding CPCC family cysteine-rich protein — translation MIRCPCCGYLTMKYINANDGFCVDICPVCHWQFDNISNSRPNISVGPNSVSLNQAKENYKKIGAKEERLLQYVRPPTKEEFADKRIKCPCCGYLTIVDKEDKNLIQDVCPVCFWQYNTKAINNPSKIIEPNIVSLNEARQNYKEYKASSKLGSINAREPMDDEIN, via the coding sequence TTGATCAGATGTCCTTGCTGCGGATATTTAACTATGAAGTATATAAATGCAAATGACGGCTTTTGTGTAGATATATGTCCTGTTTGCCATTGGCAATTTGATAATATTTCAAATTCTCGTCCTAATATATCAGTAGGACCAAATTCGGTATCCTTAAATCAAGCTAAAGAAAATTATAAAAAGATAGGGGCAAAAGAAGAAAGACTCTTGCAGTATGTTCGCCCTCCTACTAAAGAAGAATTTGCAGATAAACGGATAAAATGTCCTTGCTGCGGCTATCTAACTATAGTAGATAAAGAGGATAAGAATTTAATACAAGATGTTTGTCCTGTTTGTTTTTGGCAATATAATACCAAAGCCATAAATAACCCGAGTAAAATAATAGAGCCAAATATAGTATCTTTAAATGAGGCTAGACAAAACTATAAAGAGTATAAAGCTTCAAGCAAGCTAGGCTCTATAAATGCAAGAGAGCCTATGGATGATGAGATAAATTAA
- a CDS encoding glycoside hydrolase family 3 N-terminal domain-containing protein — protein sequence MKKILNLFLCFTFFSCISFAEERPTLRKMIAQMIMVGFNGSSLNDTMSVVSDAKYQRFGGVIVFGKNISTKDNLKKITSALKSAQSGIFIAIDEEGGNVTRFNDKKGFNTFISASEVAKTLDLNGANELYKKMAKQLKDLGVNLNFAPVVDLLNTNSPIIASKNRAFSKNIDEVSLYANEFLDAFSEVGVLTTLKHFPGHGSAKTDSHIEKTVIENFDYSELKPYYDAIKRDKSKLIMISHIYLLDRDTQFPASMSNDIIGSLLRKDLKFDGVVISDDMLMGGLKGFSMTQKVVNFINAGGDILLFSEFMIGERRTSEYITQVIVDAVNSKKIKKERIEESYDRIIKLKSELK from the coding sequence TTGAAAAAAATTTTAAATTTATTTCTTTGTTTTACATTTTTTAGTTGTATTTCCTTTGCAGAAGAGAGACCTACACTTCGCAAAATGATAGCCCAGATGATAATGGTTGGTTTTAACGGCTCAAGCTTGAATGATACCATGTCCGTAGTATCAGATGCAAAATATCAACGTTTTGGCGGAGTTATTGTATTCGGAAAAAATATAAGCACAAAAGACAATTTAAAAAAGATAACTTCTGCATTAAAATCAGCTCAAAGTGGAATTTTTATTGCAATTGATGAAGAGGGTGGGAATGTCACTAGATTTAATGATAAAAAAGGATTTAATACCTTTATCTCTGCCAGCGAGGTTGCCAAGACTCTTGATTTAAACGGTGCCAACGAGCTATATAAAAAGATGGCAAAGCAGCTAAAAGATCTTGGTGTAAATTTAAATTTTGCTCCCGTTGTTGATCTGCTAAATACAAATTCTCCGATAATTGCCTCAAAAAATAGAGCTTTTAGTAAAAATATAGATGAGGTTTCTTTATACGCTAATGAATTTTTAGATGCCTTTAGTGAGGTTGGGGTTTTAACGACTCTTAAGCATTTTCCTGGTCATGGTTCGGCAAAAACAGATTCACATATAGAAAAGACAGTGATAGAAAATTTTGATTATAGCGAGCTTAAACCTTATTATGATGCGATTAAAAGGGATAAGTCCAAGCTAATAATGATATCTCATATCTATTTGTTAGATAGAGATACGCAGTTTCCTGCCTCTATGTCGAATGATATCATAGGTAGTTTACTTAGAAAAGATTTGAAATTTGATGGTGTAGTCATAAGCGATGATATGTTGATGGGCGGACTCAAGGGATTTAGCATGACGCAAAAAGTTGTAAATTTCATAAATGCCGGTGGAGACATACTGCTATTTAGCGAATTTATGATAGGAGAGCGCAGAACTAGCGAGTATATTACTCAAGTGATCGTCGATGCCGTAAATTCCAAAAAGATCAAAAAAGAGCGCATAGAAGAGTCTTATGATCGCATAATTAAGCTAAAATCTGAACTTAAATAA
- the rarD gene encoding EamA family transporter RarD, which yields MKNYENETKAGMIYGLSAFILWGLFPIYFKQLYELGFAEIVSHRIIWSVVFLYILLKLGKKFAQTKALFLNKKTAILLFVSGILIALNWSIYIYAVNINKIVDASLGYFINPLITMLLGVIVLKEKISNTGKIAIFIVFIAIFIQIYDVGGLPLISVVLPLSFAIYSLVRKRIKIPSLEGLFVETTMVMPIAIAALFFIAKSGQNHFDFSWFGLFITLCGPLTVIPLLLFNSAALRINLSTIGYMQYISPTMQLLIAVFFYNEQINSAKIVSFILIWIALVIVSVSSVYANKKAKI from the coding sequence ATGAAAAACTACGAAAACGAAACAAAAGCGGGCATGATATACGGTCTTAGCGCCTTTATACTTTGGGGACTTTTTCCGATATATTTCAAGCAGCTTTATGAACTGGGATTTGCCGAGATAGTATCTCATCGCATCATTTGGTCGGTAGTGTTTTTGTATATCTTGCTAAAATTAGGCAAAAAGTTTGCGCAGACTAAAGCTTTGTTTTTAAATAAAAAAACAGCAATTTTATTATTTGTAAGCGGAATTCTTATAGCCCTAAACTGGTCTATCTATATTTACGCCGTAAACATAAACAAAATAGTAGATGCCAGTCTTGGATACTTCATAAATCCTCTTATAACAATGCTTCTTGGCGTAATAGTTTTAAAAGAGAAAATTTCAAACACAGGAAAAATTGCGATATTTATCGTATTTATCGCCATCTTCATCCAAATTTACGATGTAGGCGGGCTTCCGTTGATCTCGGTTGTGCTGCCGCTTTCGTTTGCTATCTATTCGCTCGTTAGAAAACGTATCAAAATTCCATCCCTTGAGGGGCTTTTCGTAGAGACTACGATGGTTATGCCTATTGCTATCGCGGCGCTATTTTTCATAGCAAAGAGCGGGCAAAATCACTTTGATTTTTCGTGGTTTGGACTTTTTATCACGCTTTGCGGACCGCTTACAGTAATACCGCTTTTACTCTTTAACTCGGCTGCCTTAAGAATAAATTTAAGCACAATTGGATATATGCAATATATCTCTCCGACTATGCAGCTTTTAATAGCTGTATTTTTTTATAACGAGCAGATAAATAGCGCTAAAATAGTATCTTTTATACTTATTTGGATTGCTCTTGTTATCGTTAGCGTATCTTCAGTATATGCGAATAAAAAAGCAAAAATTTAG
- the gatB gene encoding Asp-tRNA(Asn)/Glu-tRNA(Gln) amidotransferase subunit GatB — MFEVVIGLEVHTQLNTKTKIFCSCSTSFGDEPNTHVCPICLALPGALPVLNKEVVKKAISFGTAINATINKRSIFNRKNYFYPDLPKAYQISQFEVPIVEKGELYIDVDGKKKRIGINRAHLEEDAGKNVHEGSVSFVDLNRAGTPLLEIVSEPDMRSSDEAVAYLKKLHSILRFLNISDANMQEGSFRCDANVSIRPKGDTKLYTRVEIKNLNSFRFIQKAIDYEVERQSIAWEDGTYSKEVCQETRLFDTVNLVTKSMRGKEDSAEYRYFPDPDLLPVEIPDDMYDEAIKIPELAEQKVARYIKDYGIKEDDANNLVSTVETARYFEDLIDTKISPKLCVTWVLVELLGRLKNGVTIENSPVNSAKMATLLNRIEDGTISGKAAKDVLDFLMENDISVDDTIEKLGLKQVSDDGAILAIIDSVLNANADKVAEYKSGKDKLFGFFVGQIMKEGKGAFNPAKVNELLKTKL; from the coding sequence ATGTTTGAAGTTGTAATTGGTCTTGAGGTTCATACCCAGCTCAATACGAAGACTAAAATTTTCTGTTCTTGCTCTACAAGTTTTGGAGATGAGCCAAATACTCATGTTTGTCCTATATGCTTAGCTCTTCCTGGAGCTTTACCAGTACTAAATAAAGAGGTTGTAAAAAAGGCCATTAGTTTCGGAACCGCTATAAATGCAACTATTAATAAAAGATCTATTTTTAATAGAAAGAACTATTTTTATCCGGATCTTCCAAAGGCTTATCAAATTTCTCAATTTGAAGTTCCTATCGTAGAAAAAGGCGAACTATATATAGATGTAGATGGAAAGAAAAAAAGAATAGGCATAAACCGCGCACATCTTGAAGAAGATGCTGGTAAAAACGTTCACGAAGGAAGTGTGAGCTTTGTGGATTTAAACCGCGCTGGAACTCCTTTGCTTGAGATAGTAAGTGAGCCTGATATGAGAAGCAGTGACGAAGCCGTAGCATACCTTAAAAAGCTTCACTCTATTTTAAGATTTTTAAATATCAGTGATGCAAACATGCAAGAAGGAAGCTTTCGTTGCGATGCTAACGTAAGTATTAGACCAAAAGGCGATACTAAGCTTTATACAAGAGTCGAGATTAAAAACTTAAATTCTTTTAGATTTATTCAAAAAGCCATTGATTATGAGGTGGAGCGTCAAAGTATAGCGTGGGAAGACGGCACTTACAGCAAGGAAGTTTGTCAAGAAACACGCCTTTTTGATACTGTAAATTTAGTAACCAAATCTATGAGAGGTAAAGAAGATAGTGCCGAATACAGATATTTTCCGGATCCTGACCTGCTTCCTGTAGAAATTCCTGATGATATGTATGATGAAGCGATTAAGATTCCTGAGCTTGCCGAGCAAAAAGTAGCTAGATATATTAAGGATTATGGAATCAAAGAAGATGATGCCAATAATCTTGTAAGCACCGTTGAGACCGCTAGATATTTTGAGGATCTAATAGATACTAAAATCTCTCCTAAATTATGTGTCACATGGGTATTAGTTGAACTTCTTGGTAGACTTAAAAACGGAGTTACTATTGAAAATTCCCCGGTTAATAGCGCTAAGATGGCAACTCTTTTAAATAGAATAGAGGACGGCACCATAAGCGGAAAGGCCGCTAAAGATGTTCTTGATTTTCTTATGGAAAACGATATAAGCGTAGATGATACTATAGAAAAATTAGGGCTTAAACAAGTAAGTGATGACGGAGCTATATTAGCTATAATAGACTCTGTTTTAAATGCAAATGCTGATAAGGTTGCCGAGTATAAAAGTGGCAAGGATAAGCTCTTTGGCTTCTTCGTAGGACAGATTATGAAAGAGGGCAAGGGTGCATTTAATCCGGCAAAAGTAAACGAGCTCTTAAAAACAAAGCTTTAA
- a CDS encoding class II 3-deoxy-7-phosphoheptulonate synthase, producing the protein MNWTRSSWREYNILQQPVYPDLQELKSVEDKLKSLPPLVFAGEARNLKRDLAKVCAGDAFLLQGGDCAESFLNFNANNIRDMFKVMLQMAIVLTFAGRCPVVKVGRVAGQFAKPRSSDYEEVGGAKLPSYRGDIINGFEFNEAARVPDPKRMIEAYYQSASTMNLLRAFSRGGLADLHEVHRWNLGFIKKPELGKKYDELVEKLSQTLAFMEACGITSQNAPTINQTVVYTSHEALLLPYEEALTREDSLTGDWYDCSAHMLWIGERTRGIDDAHVHFLSGVHNPIGVKIGPSVTSEDVIKLAGKLNPNNEAGRLNIIVRMGAEKIGDRLPLILRETKKEGLNILYSIDPMHGNTVKSSNNYKTREFHKILSEVKSFFEIHKAEGTYAGGVHLEMTGQDVTECVGGAFNITEKSLENRYETQCDPRLNADQALELAFLIADFVKKN; encoded by the coding sequence ATGAATTGGACCAGAAGCTCTTGGAGAGAATATAATATTTTACAACAGCCAGTATACCCTGATTTGCAAGAGTTAAAAAGTGTAGAGGATAAATTAAAATCGCTTCCTCCTCTTGTTTTTGCCGGTGAAGCCAGAAATCTAAAAAGAGATTTGGCTAAGGTTTGCGCTGGCGATGCTTTTTTGCTTCAGGGCGGAGATTGTGCGGAGAGCTTTTTAAATTTTAACGCGAACAATATAAGAGATATGTTTAAAGTCATGCTTCAAATGGCGATAGTTCTTACCTTTGCCGGGCGTTGCCCGGTTGTAAAAGTAGGGCGGGTTGCAGGGCAGTTTGCAAAGCCTAGAAGTAGTGACTACGAAGAGGTCGGAGGCGCAAAACTGCCTAGTTACCGAGGCGATATCATAAACGGCTTTGAATTTAACGAAGCTGCGCGTGTGCCTGATCCAAAAAGAATGATAGAGGCTTATTATCAATCAGCCTCGACAATGAACCTTCTTCGTGCGTTTTCAAGAGGCGGTTTGGCTGATTTGCATGAGGTGCATAGATGGAATTTGGGCTTTATCAAAAAGCCTGAGCTTGGCAAAAAATACGATGAATTGGTTGAAAAGCTTAGTCAAACACTTGCGTTTATGGAAGCTTGCGGTATAACTTCTCAAAATGCTCCGACTATAAATCAAACCGTAGTTTATACTTCTCACGAGGCTTTGTTGCTTCCTTACGAAGAGGCTTTAACTCGCGAAGATAGTCTTACGGGAGATTGGTATGACTGCTCGGCTCACATGCTTTGGATAGGGGAGAGAACGCGCGGAATTGATGATGCGCACGTGCATTTTTTAAGCGGAGTTCATAACCCGATCGGAGTTAAGATAGGACCTAGCGTAACTAGCGAAGATGTGATAAAACTCGCTGGCAAACTAAATCCGAATAACGAAGCGGGCAGGCTAAATATCATCGTCAGAATGGGAGCTGAAAAGATAGGAGATAGACTTCCTTTGATACTTAGAGAGACTAAAAAAGAGGGGCTAAATATACTATACAGCATAGATCCTATGCACGGAAACACAGTAAAATCATCAAACAACTATAAAACTCGCGAATTTCATAAAATTTTATCCGAGGTTAAGAGCTTTTTTGAAATTCACAAAGCCGAAGGCACTTACGCAGGCGGCGTGCATTTGGAGATGACGGGACAAGACGTAACCGAGTGTGTCGGAGGCGCGTTTAATATAACCGAAAAGAGCCTTGAAAATCGCTACGAAACACAGTGCGATCCGCGCTTAAACGCAGATCAAGCACTTGAGCTTGCCTTTTTGATAGCTGATTTTGTAAAGAAAAACTAA
- a CDS encoding aspartate carbamoyltransferase catalytic subunit, producing the protein MSYTKKDLITTSNLTKDEIYHFLNLAKEFKAVNNSDVKKAKSLYGKTTVNAFFENSTRTRTSFEIAAKRLGADAINFSSSQSSTKKGETLIDTINNIVAMKTDIVVVRHYSSGAAKFVAANTDAHVVNAGDGLNEHPSQALLDLFTILEHRGNLENLTVAIIGDIFHSRVARSNIYAMQTLGIKVKLFGPPMMLTGMEAFGCRICKTMQEALEDTDVIIMLRIQLERQDDEIAFPSVREYSNFFGLTRAKMKFAKDDVMILHPGPINRGVEINSDVADDPRYTHILNQVENGVAVRMAILHTLISNKQG; encoded by the coding sequence ATGAGCTACACCAAAAAAGACCTCATAACAACTTCAAATTTAACCAAAGATGAGATTTACCACTTCTTAAATTTAGCCAAAGAGTTTAAAGCTGTAAACAATTCAGACGTGAAAAAAGCAAAATCTCTTTACGGCAAAACGACGGTAAATGCGTTTTTTGAAAACTCCACTCGCACAAGAACGAGCTTTGAAATCGCAGCCAAACGCCTTGGAGCGGACGCCATAAATTTTAGCTCTTCGCAAAGCAGCACGAAAAAAGGCGAAACGCTAATTGACACCATAAACAACATAGTCGCGATGAAAACCGATATCGTGGTAGTTAGGCACTATAGCTCAGGCGCTGCGAAATTTGTCGCGGCAAACACAGACGCTCACGTGGTAAACGCAGGCGACGGACTAAACGAACATCCAAGCCAAGCATTGCTTGATCTTTTTACCATACTTGAACACAGAGGAAATTTAGAAAATTTAACCGTAGCCATAATAGGCGATATATTTCACAGCCGCGTAGCTCGCTCAAACATCTACGCCATGCAAACTCTTGGTATCAAGGTTAAGCTATTTGGACCGCCTATGATGCTAACAGGCATGGAGGCTTTTGGCTGCAGGATTTGTAAAACCATGCAAGAAGCCCTTGAAGATACCGACGTAATCATCATGCTTAGGATACAGCTTGAGCGCCAAGATGACGAGATCGCCTTCCCGTCCGTGCGCGAATACTCAAATTTCTTTGGTCTTACTAGGGCTAAGATGAAATTTGCCAAAGATGACGTGATGATACTTCACCCAGGTCCCATAAACCGCGGAGTAGAGATAAACTCCGACGTAGCCGATGATCCGCGCTACACTCACATACTAAATCAAGTCGAAAACGGAGTTGCCGTAAGAATGGCGATCCTTCACACTCTAATCTCAAACAAACAAGGCTAA
- a CDS encoding NAD(P)H-dependent glycerol-3-phosphate dehydrogenase — protein sequence MKIAVIGAGKWGSALFHALSRNNECVISSRTAREISHFVSVDEAMKAELLVITIPTQATSDWLKANFKNYNQKILVASKGIETKSSKFLNEIYEEHTKKENLAFLSGPTFSKEVQNEMPCALVVNSTNLELASEISKLFPKYMKAYVSDDVIGAEICGAYKNVIAIAGGVCDGLGLGNNARASLISRGLVEMARFGKHFGAKDETFLGLSGAGDLFLTASSVLSRNYRVGLGLAKNESLNKILNDLGEVAEGIDTSYAIEKIAKKEGIYTPIVNEVAAMLNGKEIQKSLNDLLNRRHNFTNF from the coding sequence ATGAAAATAGCTGTCATTGGAGCTGGGAAATGGGGAAGCGCACTATTTCATGCGCTTTCTAGAAATAATGAGTGCGTAATAAGCTCTCGTACTGCTCGTGAAATTTCACATTTTGTGAGTGTTGATGAGGCTATGAAAGCCGAATTATTGGTTATAACTATCCCCACTCAAGCTACAAGTGATTGGCTAAAAGCAAATTTTAAAAATTACAATCAAAAAATTTTAGTAGCATCTAAGGGAATAGAGACTAAAAGTTCAAAATTTCTAAACGAAATCTATGAAGAACATACAAAAAAAGAAAACTTAGCTTTTCTTTCAGGACCAACTTTCTCAAAAGAGGTTCAAAATGAAATGCCTTGCGCTCTTGTTGTAAATTCTACAAATTTAGAGCTTGCAAGTGAGATTTCAAAACTATTTCCAAAATATATGAAAGCTTATGTTTCAGATGACGTTATAGGAGCTGAAATTTGCGGAGCTTATAAAAATGTCATAGCTATAGCCGGTGGAGTTTGTGATGGGCTTGGGCTTGGAAATAATGCCAGAGCCAGCCTTATATCAAGAGGGCTTGTGGAAATGGCTAGATTTGGCAAGCATTTTGGAGCCAAAGATGAGACATTTTTAGGGCTGAGTGGAGCGGGAGATCTGTTTTTAACAGCTTCAAGCGTTCTTTCTCGCAATTATAGAGTGGGTTTAGGACTTGCCAAAAATGAGAGCCTAAATAAGATACTAAACGATTTAGGAGAAGTGGCTGAAGGTATAGATACATCTTACGCCATAGAAAAAATTGCTAAAAAAGAGGGAATTTATACTCCTATTGTAAATGAAGTAGCTGCAATGCTAAATGGAAAAGAGATTCAAAAAAGCTTAAACGATCTTCTAAATAGAAGGCATAATTTCACTAACTTCTAA
- a CDS encoding amidohydrolase, whose product MDHIQTKVENLKEEMIANRRFFHSHPETGWFTFFTTAKIASIMKGYGYSLKMGREIVKPDARQGLGTPEAAQRAIERAKSLLSKEEQEFLPLMEDGLTGVVADIDTGRAGKMTAFRFDIDGVDVTESKDESHRPVKEGFRADIDGITHSCGHDGHITIGLALAKIIAENLDDFNGKFRFIFQTAEEGTRGAVGMEPMGVVDDVDYLLGGHIGFQAKVNAGIICGTNKLLATSKFDVIFTGRSAHAAGAPQEGANALLAAAEAAINMHAITRHADGVTRINVGVLKAGEGRNVIAPNGFIACETRGETTELNEFMFNKCMDIIKGVSMIHGVDYEVKLTGGTSGGDSSKEVTELYEKAALESPYIKNELIVKEFDFGACEDFAHFMQAVQKAGGKSGYLMIGTNLAAGHHNCCFDFDENALLAGVDVFLRSVYMLNGK is encoded by the coding sequence ATGGATCATATTCAAACTAAAGTCGAAAATTTAAAAGAAGAGATGATCGCAAATAGGCGATTTTTCCACTCTCATCCGGAGACCGGTTGGTTTACGTTTTTTACTACCGCAAAGATCGCTTCGATAATGAAAGGTTACGGATATAGCCTAAAAATGGGGCGCGAGATAGTAAAGCCAGATGCCAGACAAGGGCTTGGCACTCCTGAGGCCGCGCAAAGGGCTATAGAAAGAGCCAAAAGCTTGCTAAGCAAAGAGGAGCAGGAATTCTTGCCTCTTATGGAGGACGGGCTTACAGGCGTAGTTGCGGATATCGATACGGGTAGGGCAGGCAAGATGACGGCGTTTAGATTTGATATCGACGGCGTGGATGTTACCGAGAGCAAAGATGAGAGCCATAGACCTGTAAAAGAGGGCTTTAGAGCCGATATAGACGGTATTACGCACTCCTGCGGACATGATGGACACATCACGATAGGACTTGCACTCGCAAAGATCATAGCTGAAAATTTAGATGATTTTAACGGCAAATTCAGATTTATATTCCAAACAGCAGAAGAGGGCACACGCGGTGCAGTAGGCATGGAGCCTATGGGCGTGGTTGATGATGTGGATTATCTGCTTGGTGGACATATCGGGTTTCAAGCTAAAGTAAATGCAGGCATAATTTGCGGCACCAACAAGCTTCTGGCGACATCTAAATTTGATGTTATTTTCACGGGTCGCTCAGCCCACGCCGCAGGAGCTCCGCAAGAAGGAGCTAATGCACTACTTGCAGCTGCCGAGGCTGCTATAAATATGCATGCTATCACGCGTCACGCCGATGGAGTAACTCGTATAAACGTGGGAGTTTTAAAGGCGGGAGAGGGTAGAAACGTGATCGCGCCAAACGGATTTATCGCCTGCGAAACTCGCGGAGAGACTACAGAGCTTAATGAATTTATGTTTAACAAATGTATGGATATTATTAAGGGTGTAAGCATGATTCACGGCGTGGATTACGAGGTAAAGCTTACGGGCGGTACCAGCGGCGGAGATAGTAGCAAAGAGGTAACCGAACTTTATGAAAAGGCTGCGCTAGAGTCGCCGTATATCAAAAATGAGCTTATCGTGAAAGAATTTGACTTTGGAGCTTGTGAGGACTTCGCGCACTTCATGCAAGCAGTGCAAAAAGCAGGCGGCAAGAGCGGCTATCTGATGATAGGTACAAACTTGGCTGCAGGTCATCATAACTGCTGCTTTGACTTTGATGAAAATGCCTTATTAGCCGGCGTGGATGTATTTTTACGCTCGGTTTATATGCTTAACGGCAAATGA